From a single Paenibacillus sp. FSL R5-0345 genomic region:
- a CDS encoding ATP-binding protein translates to MDKDWTSILKRLLSEESAYTSLYNHHPNVIFVLDRQGRCVGTNRTFYLESSADASVQDIGLTALKRIYLVDIADFEAALQGSSSSFELQDVNDPKADAVRGNFIPITIDEGIVGVFAIIQVDNGNYHNYSEGLHDWLNGLADSFKAKLFGKAELETTFKPTFTAVVEEKRANLILNSVSAGIFVLDNMGRTLFINREGADMLGYQPIELIGMKLMEYIHQIQGDGSRYSTPDCQISLTIADGIIRRKDDEIFWRKDGTSFFVNYRVSPLMDGGMIAGAVIAFSDITNAKEIIRAKESAEQAAQAKSDFLAMMSHEIRTPMNGMIGMSDLLLETDLGEEQRGYVEILRSSSYTLLQILNDILDFSKMEAGKMPLQSESFELREMMADIIDLFTPKAEEKKLALRWWADTSVPTTLLADPIRLRQIIVNLVGNALKFTEYGSVTLSVKNIPLSDSKEYLLEFSVRDTGVGIADNKLNLLFQSFSQLHPTINRKYGGTGLGLAICKQLVELMGGTIFVESEENIGSTFRFMLPFIKEEAELKLTSNQEG, encoded by the coding sequence GTGGATAAAGACTGGACGTCCATTCTAAAACGATTGCTTTCCGAAGAGAGCGCTTATACATCGTTATACAACCATCATCCTAATGTGATATTTGTTTTGGATCGGCAAGGTCGCTGCGTAGGAACGAATCGTACATTCTATCTGGAATCCAGTGCAGATGCATCGGTCCAAGATATAGGTCTGACAGCACTTAAGAGAATATACCTTGTTGATATAGCTGATTTTGAGGCTGCACTCCAAGGAAGTTCCTCTAGCTTTGAGTTACAAGATGTGAATGACCCCAAAGCGGATGCCGTGAGGGGGAACTTTATTCCTATAACGATAGATGAGGGAATTGTCGGGGTATTTGCGATCATTCAAGTGGATAACGGCAACTATCATAATTATTCGGAAGGGTTACATGACTGGCTAAATGGATTGGCGGATTCTTTTAAAGCTAAATTATTTGGTAAGGCAGAACTGGAGACAACCTTCAAACCAACTTTTACTGCTGTAGTCGAGGAGAAGCGAGCGAACCTTATACTGAATTCCGTCTCAGCTGGGATATTCGTACTAGATAATATGGGGCGAACGCTCTTTATTAACCGTGAGGGAGCAGATATGCTGGGCTACCAGCCTATAGAATTGATTGGTATGAAGCTGATGGAATATATTCATCAAATCCAAGGTGATGGCTCACGTTATTCAACTCCTGACTGTCAGATTAGTCTTACGATTGCAGATGGTATTATCCGCAGAAAAGATGATGAGATTTTCTGGCGTAAGGATGGAACCAGCTTTTTTGTGAATTATCGGGTGTCTCCTCTTATGGATGGGGGGATGATTGCAGGTGCGGTTATTGCTTTTAGCGATATCACGAATGCGAAAGAAATCATTCGCGCTAAGGAATCTGCAGAGCAGGCGGCGCAAGCCAAATCTGATTTCTTAGCGATGATGAGTCATGAAATCCGGACACCGATGAATGGGATGATTGGCATGTCAGATCTTTTACTTGAAACGGATCTAGGAGAAGAACAGCGAGGGTATGTCGAGATTTTACGAAGCAGTAGTTACACGCTATTACAGATCTTGAATGACATTCTTGATTTCAGCAAGATGGAAGCGGGAAAAATGCCACTACAATCCGAATCATTTGAGCTCCGGGAGATGATGGCGGACATCATAGATTTATTTACGCCTAAAGCGGAAGAGAAGAAACTGGCATTACGGTGGTGGGCGGATACGAGTGTTCCCACAACATTACTAGCCGATCCGATCCGTTTGCGGCAGATTATTGTCAATCTGGTAGGCAACGCTCTGAAATTCACAGAATATGGAAGTGTCACACTATCGGTTAAGAACATTCCACTTTCGGATTCAAAAGAATATTTACTGGAATTCTCGGTACGCGATACAGGTGTAGGGATTGCCGATAATAAACTCAACTTATTGTTTCAATCCTTCTCTCAGCTGCACCCAACCATCAACCGTAAATATGGCGGTACAGGATTAGGACTCGCTATTTGTAAGCAGCTAGTTGAGTTGATGGGTGGGACAATCTTTGTTGAAAGTGAAGAGAATATAGGTTCAACGTTCCGGTTTATGCTACCCTTCATAAAAGAAGAGGCTGAGTTAAAACTAACTTCAAATCAAGAGGGGTAA
- a CDS encoding DegV family protein — protein sequence MSNVKIFSDSTSDLPQNWKDTYNIGIVPLYVVFEEGTYKDGEDITPEEVYRRVAASGVLPKTAAPSPADFIAAFQPVISSGNDIVYISLSSSLSSTYQNALLAAGEFPEGRVQVIDSQTLCGGIALLVMKAVRAAEKGLSAVEIAAMLERSRSLVETEFVVDTLDYLYMGGRCSGMQNFIGSLLKIRPVLRLVDGSIVPTSKIRGKKEKAVEQMLQNAMVNVDRMDKELLIVVHTLAEEDARYLETALREKTQVNEIATLHAGCVIGSHCGPHTVGLMYMLQD from the coding sequence ATGTCTAATGTAAAAATATTTTCAGACAGCACTTCCGATTTACCTCAGAACTGGAAGGATACTTATAACATCGGCATCGTTCCGCTTTATGTAGTATTTGAAGAAGGAACCTACAAAGATGGTGAAGATATTACACCCGAGGAAGTGTATCGCCGTGTAGCCGCTAGTGGTGTATTGCCCAAAACGGCAGCACCTTCGCCAGCAGATTTCATTGCTGCATTTCAACCCGTAATTAGCAGTGGAAATGATATTGTATATATCAGCCTCTCCTCGTCACTATCCTCTACATATCAGAATGCACTTTTGGCTGCTGGGGAATTTCCTGAGGGGCGTGTACAGGTTATTGATTCACAGACTTTATGTGGAGGCATTGCTCTTCTCGTTATGAAAGCTGTCAGAGCCGCTGAAAAAGGTCTAAGTGCCGTTGAGATTGCAGCTATGCTGGAACGCAGCCGCAGCCTTGTAGAAACTGAATTCGTTGTGGATACGCTAGATTACTTATATATGGGTGGACGCTGTTCAGGTATGCAGAATTTCATCGGTAGCCTGCTCAAAATTCGTCCTGTTCTTAGACTTGTAGACGGCAGCATCGTACCAACTAGTAAAATACGTGGTAAAAAAGAAAAAGCCGTGGAACAAATGCTCCAGAACGCCATGGTTAACGTCGATCGAATGGATAAAGAGCTGCTCATCGTTGTCCATACCTTGGCGGAAGAGGATGCTCGCTATCTGGAGACAGCACTACGAGAAAAAACTCAAGTGAACGAAATTGCTACGCTCCATGCTGGCTGTGTAATTGGCAGCCATTGCGGGCCGCATACTGTAGGACTTATGTATATGCTTCAAGATTAA
- a CDS encoding AraC family transcriptional regulator, which yields MEWLIRMKEALDYMESKMEEPFNTEDIAKVAYSSPFHFQRMFFMLTGVSVKDYIRKRRLTLAAQELAISKVRVLDVALKYGYDSPESFAKAFRKAHGITPSAARESGVELKAFPRLSFHLSLKGDKEMDYRIETRDAFNVIGLVEEMTTKNGENLRRIPQLWIEANANGTSDKLIEIGVDKDILGICKDFNHEKETFSYWIAVEASPETDAQGFASTTIPAASWAVFTSVGPMPDAIQQVWARIFQEWFPSTGYEHTGGPEFELYLPGRPDAEDYRCEIWIPVMKKN from the coding sequence TTGGAATGGCTTATCCGCATGAAAGAAGCTTTAGATTATATGGAGAGCAAGATGGAGGAACCCTTTAATACAGAAGATATAGCAAAGGTAGCTTATTCCTCCCCCTTTCACTTCCAGCGCATGTTCTTCATGCTTACCGGAGTATCAGTCAAAGACTATATCCGTAAACGGAGATTAACTCTGGCGGCACAGGAACTCGCTATTTCTAAAGTTAGGGTGCTAGATGTAGCATTAAAATACGGATATGACTCTCCCGAATCGTTTGCCAAAGCATTCCGCAAGGCACATGGAATTACACCATCAGCTGCGCGGGAGTCAGGGGTAGAGCTCAAAGCTTTCCCAAGACTCTCCTTCCATCTATCACTGAAGGGAGATAAAGAAATGGACTACAGAATTGAGACAAGAGACGCCTTTAATGTTATCGGACTTGTTGAGGAAATGACAACAAAAAATGGGGAGAATCTGCGCCGCATCCCCCAGTTGTGGATAGAAGCAAACGCAAATGGTACGTCGGATAAACTGATTGAGATAGGTGTTGATAAGGACATCCTTGGTATTTGTAAAGATTTTAATCACGAAAAAGAAACTTTCTCCTATTGGATTGCTGTCGAAGCCTCTCCAGAGACGGATGCTCAGGGATTTGCTTCTACGACGATACCAGCTGCGAGTTGGGCTGTGTTCACCTCAGTTGGGCCGATGCCGGATGCTATCCAGCAGGTATGGGCACGTATTTTCCAAGAGTGGTTCCCTTCCACAGGCTACGAGCATACAGGTGGACCTGAGTTTGAGTTATACCTTCCGGGAAGACCTGATGCAGAGGATTATCGCTGTGAGATCTGGATACCGGTTATGAAAAAAAATTAA
- a CDS encoding glycoside hydrolase family 13 protein has translation MKRTFWKEAVVYQIYPRSFQDSNGDGIGDLQGIISRLDYLQKLGVDVVWLSPVYKSPNDDNGYDISDYEDIMDEFGTLKDWEELLTGLHDHGIKLMMDLVINHSSDEHQWFVESRSSKDNPYRDYYIWRPGGPNGERPNNWSSIFSGPAWELDETTGEYYLHLFSRKQPDLNWDNPKLREELYKMITFWLDKGVDGLRMDVINLISKAEGLPSFQLEGKAPEELAWGGDYFMNGPRVHEFLHEMNQKVLSGYDIMTVGETPGASVEDAVLYTDEDREELQMVFQFEHMDVDSGPGGKWDVAPWTLTKLRDILHKWQVGLADKGWNSLYLNNHDQPRMVSRFGDDGKYRVISAKMLATLLHTLKGTPYIYQGEEIGMTNVKFTTLEDYKDIEILNMYREKVTEGGADHDTILNAVHIKGRDNARTPMQWDASSNAGFSEGEPWLKVNPIYKDINVEQALADSDSIFYYYQKLIALRKENPIMVYGEYKLLLPDHENIYAYTRTLDDEQWLILLNFSEAPQTVDLSAELSNVTDLIIGNYPDESSIIEILRPYEARVYKLQS, from the coding sequence ATGAAAAGAACCTTTTGGAAAGAAGCGGTGGTCTACCAAATCTATCCACGCAGCTTTCAAGACAGCAATGGTGACGGTATTGGTGATCTGCAAGGCATCATTTCACGTCTGGATTATTTGCAGAAGCTCGGTGTCGATGTAGTTTGGTTATCACCTGTATATAAATCGCCAAATGATGATAATGGTTATGACATCAGCGATTATGAAGACATTATGGATGAATTCGGTACGCTAAAAGACTGGGAAGAACTACTGACCGGACTTCATGATCATGGCATTAAACTAATGATGGACCTTGTAATCAACCACTCTTCAGATGAACATCAATGGTTCGTAGAGTCCCGTTCGTCAAAAGATAATCCGTACCGTGATTACTATATTTGGCGTCCAGGTGGACCAAATGGCGAACGCCCAAACAATTGGAGCTCCATATTCAGCGGGCCCGCTTGGGAGCTAGATGAAACTACCGGTGAATACTATCTACATCTGTTCTCACGCAAGCAACCGGATCTCAACTGGGACAATCCAAAGCTGCGTGAAGAACTATACAAGATGATCACCTTCTGGCTCGACAAGGGTGTGGATGGATTGCGGATGGACGTCATTAATTTGATTTCTAAAGCGGAAGGTCTACCTTCCTTTCAACTCGAAGGCAAAGCGCCAGAGGAACTGGCTTGGGGCGGCGATTACTTTATGAATGGACCCCGGGTCCATGAGTTTTTACACGAAATGAACCAAAAGGTTCTTTCGGGCTATGATATTATGACCGTCGGGGAAACGCCAGGAGCTTCGGTAGAGGATGCCGTTCTTTACACCGACGAAGATCGTGAAGAGCTTCAGATGGTATTCCAATTCGAGCATATGGACGTAGATTCCGGCCCTGGAGGCAAATGGGACGTAGCTCCATGGACATTAACCAAGCTGCGCGACATACTCCATAAATGGCAGGTTGGTCTGGCTGACAAGGGTTGGAATAGTCTATATTTAAACAACCATGACCAGCCGCGCATGGTTTCACGATTTGGTGATGATGGGAAGTACCGCGTAATATCTGCCAAAATGCTTGCTACCTTACTACATACACTTAAAGGCACCCCCTATATTTACCAAGGCGAAGAGATTGGAATGACGAATGTAAAGTTCACAACGCTGGAAGATTACAAAGACATCGAAATTCTGAATATGTACCGTGAAAAAGTTACGGAGGGTGGCGCAGATCATGATACGATTCTGAACGCTGTCCATATCAAAGGCCGGGATAACGCCCGTACTCCAATGCAATGGGATGCATCATCTAATGCTGGATTTTCAGAGGGAGAACCATGGCTCAAAGTGAATCCGATTTACAAAGATATTAACGTAGAGCAAGCATTAGCGGATTCTGATTCAATCTTCTACTACTACCAAAAGCTAATTGCTTTGCGCAAAGAGAATCCGATTATGGTATATGGGGAGTATAAGCTACTCCTACCTGACCATGAAAATATCTATGCCTACACTAGAACTTTAGATGATGAGCAATGGCTAATCCTGCTGAACTTCAGCGAGGCTCCTCAAACCGTTGATCTCTCCGCTGAGCTGAGCAACGTTACTGATTTAATCATTGGAAATTACCCGGATGAATCATCAATAATAGAAATCCTACGTCCATACGAAGCAAGAGTGTATAAATTACAAAGCTGA